A single region of the Phycisphaerae bacterium RAS1 genome encodes:
- the yxlF_1 gene encoding putative ABC transporter ATP-binding protein YxlF, whose amino-acid sequence MTATMQNILGPRVPTEELRSNRMRYVLPSVLLVIAGALVGVSFFFPYWKMKLIAPQYPKGLHVQAYLNRLEGDVHEIDGLNHYIGMRPLNDAAQLERNNSAMLIVVLAALLVAGIFIHSRWAGVIALPAVLFPVGFLVDLQYWLATFGTNLDPHAALSSSIKPFVPPVLGVGTIGQFKTVADPSTGLWLATIAALVVITALYFHRRAYKPLVDAQRAARNAMSPMVTVALVAVALLAPGTASAQEHSDKPRVESAVTAVSPVAQLIRAAVEGGDVRVPAGTYRGTVLIDKPVRLIADGDVTLDAGGEGDVVRITAPDVTLRGFRIRNTGESLDEQNAGVAVLAPRATVEHNTLTDVLVGILLNTASDATVRNNSVHGKNLYLPRRGDGIRLWNSNNCIVEDNKVEAVRDVVIWYSRGAQLRRNTVQDSRYGMHFMYAHDGVLEENRLVDNSVGVFLMYSGNVVMRRNLLDHNRGPSGYGIGLKDMDGLIAEENALLANRVGMYMDNSPSRIDVEHHIRRNVFAYNDIALAFLPAVQRNHFSENEFRENIEQVALWGTGELKNNKFTVDGVGNYWSDYAGFDAAGDGVGDLPYHATGLFENLMDREPKFRLFIYSPAQQAIELASKAFPIMQPAPKITDTAPLTRPIALHVQPARAAAAWPMPTVSAGLLAVVALVLRPWTGRWGRGAQGAGRGRVARSSARLAETQVCEQRSERPLGRAAVATMDNELTKHVQASPAPRFDPSAPVSSAPPILRIEKLTKRFGRNTAVDQLSLDVQPGAAVALWGTNGAGKTTIIKCLLGLHSFRGCVRIGNFDVRRDGKAARRLVGYVSQELAFYDELTTTDTLRFFARLKGCDASTASVHAALARVGLIEHAAKRVGELSGGMKQRLALAVALLADPPLLLLDEPTSNLDARARRQFLELLRGLKESGKTVVYSTHRAEEVSFLADRLVMLERGRVVQDGPPALLNQLAAAVTFVRIPLTESLREQACGALTRAGFDASLNHTAVLVRVPSGRKAGPLAALQAAGIAVEDFELESEENHE is encoded by the coding sequence ATGACCGCGACCATGCAAAACATCCTGGGGCCGCGGGTGCCGACCGAGGAGCTGCGCTCCAACCGGATGCGCTACGTGTTGCCGAGCGTGCTGCTCGTCATCGCGGGCGCGCTGGTGGGCGTCTCCTTCTTCTTCCCTTACTGGAAGATGAAGCTCATCGCGCCGCAGTATCCCAAGGGCCTGCACGTTCAGGCGTATCTGAACCGGCTTGAAGGCGACGTGCACGAGATCGACGGCCTGAACCACTACATCGGCATGCGGCCGCTCAACGACGCGGCCCAGCTTGAGCGGAACAACTCCGCCATGCTGATCGTCGTGCTCGCGGCCCTGCTGGTCGCGGGAATCTTCATTCACAGCCGGTGGGCGGGCGTGATTGCGCTTCCGGCGGTGCTCTTTCCGGTTGGGTTCCTGGTCGATCTGCAATACTGGCTGGCGACATTCGGAACCAACCTCGACCCGCACGCGGCGCTCTCCAGCTCGATCAAGCCGTTCGTGCCGCCGGTGCTGGGCGTCGGAACGATCGGGCAATTCAAGACCGTGGCTGACCCATCGACCGGGCTGTGGCTGGCGACGATTGCGGCGCTGGTCGTGATCACGGCGCTCTACTTTCACCGCCGGGCTTACAAGCCGCTGGTGGATGCGCAGCGCGCCGCGCGAAACGCGATGTCGCCGATGGTCACCGTCGCGCTGGTTGCCGTCGCGTTGCTGGCGCCGGGGACCGCGTCGGCGCAGGAGCATTCCGACAAGCCGCGCGTGGAATCCGCCGTGACGGCGGTGTCGCCCGTCGCGCAGCTCATTCGCGCCGCGGTCGAAGGAGGCGACGTGCGCGTCCCCGCCGGCACGTACCGCGGCACGGTCCTGATCGACAAGCCTGTGCGGCTGATTGCCGACGGCGACGTGACGCTCGACGCCGGCGGCGAGGGCGACGTGGTGCGCATCACCGCGCCGGACGTGACGCTGCGCGGCTTCCGCATCCGCAACACCGGCGAGAGCCTCGATGAGCAGAACGCCGGCGTGGCGGTGCTGGCGCCGCGAGCGACGGTCGAGCACAACACGCTGACCGACGTGCTGGTCGGCATCCTGCTCAACACCGCCTCCGACGCGACGGTTCGCAACAACAGCGTTCACGGCAAGAACCTCTACCTGCCGCGCCGCGGCGACGGCATTCGCCTGTGGAACAGCAACAACTGCATCGTCGAAGACAACAAGGTCGAGGCCGTCCGTGACGTCGTGATCTGGTACTCGCGCGGGGCGCAGCTTCGCCGCAACACCGTGCAGGACAGCCGCTACGGCATGCATTTCATGTACGCCCACGACGGCGTGCTCGAGGAAAACCGGCTGGTGGACAACTCGGTGGGCGTGTTTCTGATGTACAGCGGAAACGTCGTGATGCGCCGCAACCTGCTGGACCACAACCGCGGTCCGAGCGGCTACGGCATCGGGCTGAAGGACATGGACGGGCTGATCGCAGAGGAAAACGCGCTGCTCGCCAACCGCGTCGGCATGTACATGGACAACAGCCCGTCGCGGATCGACGTCGAGCATCACATCCGCCGCAACGTGTTCGCGTACAACGACATCGCCCTGGCGTTCCTGCCGGCGGTGCAGCGGAATCACTTCAGCGAGAATGAATTCCGCGAGAACATCGAGCAGGTGGCGCTGTGGGGCACGGGTGAGCTGAAAAACAACAAGTTCACGGTCGACGGCGTCGGCAACTACTGGAGCGACTACGCCGGCTTCGACGCCGCCGGCGACGGCGTGGGCGATCTGCCCTATCACGCGACGGGTCTCTTCGAAAATCTGATGGACCGTGAGCCAAAGTTTCGTTTGTTCATCTACAGCCCGGCGCAACAGGCGATCGAGCTGGCGTCGAAGGCGTTTCCGATCATGCAGCCGGCGCCGAAGATCACCGATACGGCCCCGCTCACGCGGCCGATCGCGCTGCACGTGCAGCCGGCGCGGGCGGCGGCGGCCTGGCCGATGCCGACGGTGTCGGCCGGTTTGCTCGCGGTGGTCGCGTTGGTGCTTCGACCGTGGACCGGCCGGTGGGGGCGCGGGGCGCAGGGCGCAGGGCGCGGTCGGGTGGCACGGTCAAGCGCTCGCCTTGCAGAAACCCAAGTGTGCGAGCAACGGTCCGAGCGACCGCTTGGCCGTGCAGCCGTGGCCACCATGGACAACGAATTAACCAAACACGTGCAGGCGTCTCCTGCGCCGCGATTCGACCCGTCCGCCCCCGTATCGTCCGCGCCGCCGATTCTCCGCATTGAGAAACTCACAAAGCGCTTCGGCCGCAACACCGCCGTCGATCAGCTTTCGCTCGATGTTCAGCCCGGCGCCGCGGTCGCGCTCTGGGGTACCAATGGCGCCGGCAAGACGACGATCATCAAGTGCCTGCTCGGCCTTCACAGCTTCCGCGGCTGCGTCCGCATCGGCAATTTTGACGTCCGCCGCGATGGAAAGGCCGCCCGCCGGCTGGTGGGCTACGTTTCGCAAGAGCTGGCGTTCTACGACGAGCTGACAACGACCGACACGCTCCGCTTCTTCGCGCGGCTGAAGGGCTGCGACGCATCGACCGCCTCCGTCCACGCCGCGCTCGCGCGCGTCGGCCTGATCGAGCACGCCGCCAAGCGCGTCGGCGAGCTCTCCGGCGGCATGAAGCAGCGGCTGGCGCTGGCCGTGGCCCTGCTCGCCGACCCGCCGCTGCTGCTTCTGGACGAACCGACCTCGAATCTCGACGCCCGCGCTCGGCGGCAGTTCCTCGAGCTGCTCCGCGGCCTGAAGGAGTCGGGCAAGACGGTCGTTTATTCCACGCATCGGGCCGAGGAAGTGTCCTTTCTGGCGGACCGGCTGGTCATGCTGGAGCGCGGCCGGGTCGTGCAGGACGGCCCGCCGGCGCTGCTGAACCAGCTTGCCGCCGCCGTCACGTTTGTCCGCATTCCGCTCACGGAGTCCCTGCGCGAACAGGCTTGCGGGGCGCTGACCCGCGCGGGCTTCGACGCGTCGCTGAATCACACGGCGGTGCTGGTGCGCGTGCCCTCCGGCCGCAAGGCCGGACCGCTGGCGGCGCTCCAGGCGGCGGGGATTGCGGTCGAGGATTTTGAGCTGGAAAGCGAGGAAAACCATGAGTAA